From Tiliqua scincoides isolate rTilSci1 chromosome 2, rTilSci1.hap2, whole genome shotgun sequence, the proteins below share one genomic window:
- the LOC136641873 gene encoding zinc finger protein RFP-like — protein sequence MDANSLVGKLKKEASCPICLEYFQDPVFVHCGHSFCQACITEHWGELDKNISCPQCGESSQLRTSTENQHLARIVEIAKCLNLEATKMLAEERVCRRHLELQKVFCKDDKIPICLVCQISKEHRHHRVIPVEEAAQDYKEQFQRQLQIWKQEREDLQALKVGEEKRHRQCLERLDNESKRIMSEFEQLRQFLEDQEQLLLARLEQLQKEVMKEEKIIIFRLSEEISNLSDLIAEIEEKQKQPMSEFLQNLKHTLSRCKSLNTQKPVESLPDLEERLNTFSERNKHLEDTLKTLKAVLSREQEGTLLSEDKPEVRKGRRLFELPYTELKKIGNRVNVTLDPETANPFLILSADHKSVRLGDLWQDVPDNPERFDTYPCVLGYQAFTSGRHYWEIEVGSGSYWAVGFAKESVRRKGEITPSPEEQIWALQQYGDHYEALTYPVTNLSLSSCPKRVRVFLDYEENQVAFFDADTAALIYLFSPTTFCQEKVLPWLWVWPGTELRLYQ from the exons ATGGATGCCAACTCTCTCGTAGGAAAACTGAAAAAGGAAGCTTCATGTCCCATCTGCCTGGAGTATTTCCAAGATCCTGTGTTCGTACACTGTGGACACAGTTTCTGCCAAGCCTGCATCACTGAGCACTGGGGAGAACTGGACAAAAACATATCCTGCCCCCAGTGTGGGGAAAGCAGCCAGCTAAGAACCTCCACAGAGAATCAGCACCTGGCAAGAATCGTGGAGATAGCCAAATGCCTGAATCTGGAGGCCACCAAAATGCTGGCAGAAGAACGTGTATGCAGGAGACACTTGGAACTCCAGAAAGTCTTCTGTAAGGATGATAAAATCCCCATCTGTCTGGTGTGCCAGATCTCCAAGGAGCATCGGCACCACCGGGTGATTCCTGTGGaggaggcagctcaggattacaAG gaaCAATTTCAGAGGCAACTGCAGATTTGGAAGCAAGAGAGAGAAGACCTCCAGGCGCTGAAAGTGGGTGAAGAGAAGAGACACAGGCAATGTCTG GAAAGGTTAGACAATGAAAGCAAGAGGATTATGTCTGAATTTGAGCAGCTCCGTCAATTTCTAGAGGATCAAGAACAACTTCTCTTGGCCAGGCTGGAGCAGCTGCAGAAGGAGGTGATGAAAGAGGAGAAGATAATCATTTTTAGACTCTCTGAGGAAATTTCCAACCTCAGCGACCTCATTGCTGAAATAgaagagaagcagaagcagccaATGAGCGAATTCTTACAG AACCTCAAACACACCTTAAGCAG ATGCAAGAGTCTGAATACCCAGAAGCCAGTGGAATCTTTGCCTGACTTAGAGGAGAGACTAAATACATTTTCTGAGAGGAACAAGCATCTAGAAGATACTCTAAAGACGCTGAAAG CTGTGCTGTCACGTGAACAGGAAGGCACACTTTTGTCAGAAGATAAACCGGAAGTCCGGAAAGGCAGAAGATTGTTTGAATTGCCCTATACTGAGCTGAAAAAGATAGGCAACAGAG TGAACGTGACTTTGGATCCTGAGACAGCAAACCCCTTCCTCATCCTATCAGCAGATCACAAGAGTGTGAGACTAGGAGACCTATGGCAAGATGTACCTGACAATCCTGAGAGATTTGACACTTATCCCTGTGTGCTGGGCTACCAGGCATTCACATCAGGGAGACATTACTGGGAGATTGAAGTAGGAAGTGGGAGTTACTGGGCTGTGGGTTTTGCCAAGGAATCTGTCAGAAGGAAAGGAGAGATCACCCCTAGCCCAGAGGAACAAATCTGGGCTCTACAGCAATATGGAGACCACTATGAAGCTCTTACCTATCCTGTTACCAACCTGTCCTTGAGCAGCTGTCCCAAGAGGGTTCGAGTATTTCTGGACTATGAAGAGAACCAAGTGGCATTTTTTGATGCCGATACAGCAGCTTTGATCTACCTCTTTTCACCCACTACTTTCTGTCAGGAGAAAGTTCTGCCTTGGCTCTGGGTCTGGCCAGGAACTGAGCTGAGACTTTACCAGTGA